From Limnothrix sp. FACHB-406, the proteins below share one genomic window:
- a CDS encoding nucleotidyltransferase family protein: MSDLKERPHLSLLQQKREDILAIAQKHGAKNVRIFGSVARGEAGKDSDIDFLIDYDLDKISPWFPAGLLLDLEALLGVRVDVATVDMLKARIKEQVLQEAIAL, translated from the coding sequence ATGAGTGATCTAAAAGAAAGACCGCATCTTAGCTTGCTACAGCAGAAACGAGAGGATATTCTCGCGATCGCCCAAAAACACGGGGCTAAGAATGTCAGGATTTTTGGTTCTGTGGCCAGGGGTGAAGCGGGCAAGGATAGCGATATTGATTTTTTGATTGATTATGACCTCGATAAAATATCGCCTTGGTTTCCTGCGGGTTTACTGCTAGATTTGGAAGCGCTGTTGGGGGTTAGAGTCGATGTGGCAACGGTTGATATGTTAAAGGCTCGCATCAAAGAGCAGGTTTTGCAGGAGGCGATCGCGTTATGA
- a CDS encoding DUF86 domain-containing protein: protein MRRTEERLQDILDSIEAIERYASQGRSTFEDQELVQVWIVHHLQIIGEAANTIPHDLTSLYPQVPWAQIIAFRNIIVHEYFRLSLSLVWAIVVNDLPRLKIQVIQILSEVNGGGD, encoded by the coding sequence ATGAGGAGGACGGAGGAACGCCTGCAAGATATTTTAGATTCTATAGAAGCGATCGAGCGATATGCAAGCCAAGGAAGGAGTACTTTTGAGGATCAGGAATTAGTTCAAGTTTGGATCGTTCATCATTTACAAATTATTGGAGAAGCCGCCAACACTATACCTCATGATTTAACGAGTTTATACCCACAGGTTCCTTGGGCACAAATCATTGCATTCAGAAATATTATTGTGCATGAATATTTTCGCTTGTCTTTGAGTTTGGTCTGGGCAATTGTTGTTAATGATTTACCGAGACTAAAAATTCAAGTTATTCAAATCTTGTCAGAAGTTAATGGAGGAGGCGATTGA
- a CDS encoding class I SAM-dependent DNA methyltransferase, translating to MPKSAASTTNQGANLGYESDLFKAADKLRGNMEPSDYKHVALGLIFLKHIGDRFEGRRQELIAEFPDDAEALEDRDEYMAENVFWVPPVARWSHLQANAKQPTIGKLIDEAMLAIEKENASLKGVLPKEYARPALSAVMLGELIDLISNIALGETQDTARDVLGRVYEYFLGQFAGSEGKRGGEFYTPRSVVRVMVEMLQPFQGRVYDPCCGSGGMFVQSEKFVQDHAGRIGDIAIYGQESNYTTWRLCKMNLAVRGIDSDIRWNSDGSFHKNELPDLRADFILANPPFNISDWGGDRLREDGRWKFGIPPAGNANYAWLQHIWHHLAPRGTAGVVLANGSMSSQQSGEGEIRKAMIEGDAIDCMIALPGQLFYSTQIPACLWFLAKDKSNGIARDKKLRDRRGEILFIDARKLGYMVDRTRREFSDQDVAKIADTYHAWREGSGYEDVAGFCKSATLDEIRGHNYVLTPGRYVGAAATEEDDVPFEERMAELTATLAEQFKESARLEGAIRENLRGLGYDF from the coding sequence ATGCCGAAGTCTGCCGCATCCACCACTAATCAGGGTGCCAACCTTGGTTATGAGTCCGACCTGTTTAAAGCAGCGGATAAGTTACGGGGCAACATGGAGCCATCGGACTATAAGCACGTTGCCTTGGGCTTAATTTTTCTGAAGCACATTGGCGATCGCTTTGAAGGGCGGCGACAAGAACTGATCGCAGAATTTCCCGATGATGCGGAAGCTCTGGAAGACCGGGACGAGTACATGGCCGAAAACGTTTTTTGGGTTCCCCCGGTGGCCCGGTGGTCACATCTGCAAGCGAATGCCAAACAGCCGACGATCGGGAAGTTGATTGATGAGGCAATGTTGGCGATCGAAAAAGAGAATGCTTCACTCAAAGGTGTGCTGCCGAAGGAATACGCCCGGCCGGCGCTTAGTGCAGTGATGCTGGGTGAATTAATCGATCTGATTTCCAATATTGCGTTGGGCGAGACTCAGGATACCGCCAGGGACGTTTTGGGGCGGGTCTACGAGTATTTTTTGGGTCAATTTGCCGGATCGGAAGGGAAGCGGGGCGGCGAGTTTTACACACCCCGATCGGTTGTGCGGGTGATGGTGGAAATGCTGCAACCATTCCAAGGGCGAGTCTATGATCCCTGTTGTGGTTCCGGCGGTATGTTTGTGCAGTCGGAAAAGTTTGTACAAGACCACGCCGGGCGCATTGGTGACATTGCCATTTATGGCCAGGAAAGCAACTACACCACCTGGCGACTGTGCAAGATGAATTTGGCGGTTCGGGGGATTGATTCCGATATTCGTTGGAATTCAGACGGATCGTTTCATAAGAACGAATTGCCCGATTTGCGCGCCGATTTTATTTTGGCGAATCCACCCTTTAATATTTCCGATTGGGGTGGCGATCGCCTGCGGGAAGATGGGCGCTGGAAATTTGGTATTCCGCCAGCGGGCAATGCGAACTATGCCTGGTTGCAGCACATTTGGCATCATTTGGCCCCCAGGGGAACGGCGGGGGTGGTGTTAGCCAATGGGTCGATGTCGTCGCAACAGAGCGGTGAGGGTGAGATCCGTAAGGCGATGATTGAAGGGGATGCGATCGATTGCATGATTGCGTTGCCCGGTCAGTTGTTTTATTCAACACAAATTCCGGCCTGTTTGTGGTTTTTGGCCAAGGACAAATCAAACGGCATTGCGAGGGATAAAAAGCTGCGCGATCGGCGGGGAGAAATCCTATTTATTGATGCCCGCAAGTTGGGCTACATGGTCGATCGCACCCGTCGCGAATTTAGCGATCAGGACGTGGCGAAAATTGCGGATACCTATCACGCTTGGCGCGAGGGCAGCGGCTATGAAGACGTGGCGGGCTTTTGCAAATCGGCGACCTTAGACGAAATTCGCGGCCATAACTATGTGCTCACGCCGGGGCGGTATGTGGGAGCGGCGGCAACGGAGGAGGACGATGTGCCCTTTGAGGAGCGGATGGCGGAGTTGACGGCAACGCTGGCGGAACAGTTCAAGGAGTCGGCAAGACTGGAGGGGGCAATTCGGGAGAATTTGCGGGGCTTGGGCTATGACTTTTGA
- a CDS encoding virulence RhuM family protein encodes MADIEITGDVPQAPGGQILIYQDGGLNLQVRLAGETVWLTQAGMADLFQTTPQNITMHLSSIYEDKELDEVATCKEFLQVRMEGQRNVRRSLKHYSLEAILAVGMRVRSARGTVFRQWAIARLGELLVKGFTMDDERIKAGRTLGDDYFEELLARIRDIRSSERLFYQKVLDIYATSIDYDGNAEASQLFFKTVQNKMHWAAHGHTAAEIIAERADANQPNMGLMSWKNAPHGKVRKGDVAIAKNYLSQDELEALNRIVSAYLEFAELQALNRRPMYMSDWITKLDDFLKLSDREILTHAGKISAALARSKAEAEYEKFHEFQLGEPQPVDDDFGEVMGKVKKIETITKRKTTRKKKSTD; translated from the coding sequence ATGGCAGATATAGAAATTACTGGCGATGTTCCGCAGGCTCCGGGGGGGCAAATTCTGATTTATCAGGATGGGGGGCTGAATTTACAGGTGCGTTTGGCTGGGGAGACAGTGTGGCTGACTCAAGCGGGAATGGCTGATCTGTTCCAAACAACGCCGCAAAATATCACAATGCACCTTTCCTCAATCTATGAGGACAAAGAATTAGACGAGGTGGCAACTTGTAAGGAATTCTTACAAGTTCGGATGGAAGGTCAGCGCAATGTTCGTAGATCCCTGAAGCATTACAGCCTTGAGGCGATTTTGGCGGTGGGGATGCGGGTGCGGTCGGCGCGGGGGACGGTGTTTCGGCAGTGGGCGATCGCGCGTTTGGGGGAACTCCTGGTGAAGGGGTTCACGATGGATGATGAGCGCATCAAGGCTGGCCGGACACTGGGGGATGATTATTTTGAGGAGCTGCTGGCGCGGATTCGGGATATCCGATCGTCGGAGCGGCTGTTTTATCAAAAGGTCTTGGACATCTACGCCACGAGCATTGATTACGATGGCAATGCGGAGGCATCGCAGCTATTTTTTAAGACGGTGCAAAATAAGATGCACTGGGCGGCCCATGGCCACACGGCGGCGGAAATTATCGCAGAGCGGGCGGATGCAAACCAGCCGAATATGGGTTTAATGTCTTGGAAAAATGCACCCCATGGCAAGGTTCGCAAGGGAGATGTGGCAATTGCCAAAAATTATTTGAGTCAGGATGAATTGGAGGCGTTGAATCGAATTGTGTCGGCGTATTTGGAGTTTGCGGAGCTTCAGGCGCTGAATCGAAGACCGATGTATATGAGCGATTGGATCACAAAGTTAGATGATTTTTTGAAGTTGTCGGATCGGGAGATTTTGACCCATGCGGGCAAGATTTCAGCAGCCCTGGCGAGGTCAAAGGCGGAGGCAGAATACGAAAAATTTCATGAGTTTCAGTTGGGGGAACCGCAACCGGTGGATGATGATTTTGGTGAGGTTATGGGCAAGGTTAAGAAAATTGAGACGATAACGAAGCGAAAAACTACCCGTAAGAAAAAGAGTACTGATTGA